A single genomic interval of Aureliella helgolandensis harbors:
- a CDS encoding formylglycine-generating enzyme family protein, which produces MIFQLSMVVQPLMQPGRVFWGLVCGMLMCGTWPAQAEEPIQNTLGMKLVRIVAGEFQMGLREREDVLANHKRSAYQLEIHAGLEMPQFPVRITKDFWLGETEVTVGQFRRFVTSTGYVTDAERADAALVFCPDAEPLDRFSLIEGRHWRQPGFEQSDEHPVTCVSWNDANAFCRWLSKTEVVRYRLPSEAEWEYACRSGTSTCYSCGDDPDRVYAYANVADATLYQMFPQEVIRQRVVGLEPNQGDGFVYTAPVASRKPNPWGICDMHGNVWEWCSDKYSPGVYQEMLDDARRRGSRQNPEAILDFAVLEDTPQHQHGDWRSLRGGSWYVSPIQCRSTVRAFAEAGDAASYLGFRVVRE; this is translated from the coding sequence ATGATCTTCCAACTTTCGATGGTAGTTCAACCGCTGATGCAGCCCGGGCGCGTGTTCTGGGGGCTGGTGTGTGGCATGCTGATGTGCGGGACCTGGCCAGCGCAGGCCGAGGAGCCGATCCAGAATACGCTAGGGATGAAGTTGGTTCGGATCGTAGCGGGCGAATTCCAGATGGGACTGCGCGAACGGGAGGACGTATTGGCCAACCACAAGCGAAGTGCGTACCAATTGGAAATTCATGCGGGTCTTGAAATGCCCCAGTTTCCGGTTCGAATCACTAAAGACTTTTGGCTGGGAGAGACTGAAGTTACTGTGGGACAATTTCGCCGTTTCGTGACCAGCACTGGGTATGTTACCGACGCAGAACGCGCTGACGCAGCGCTGGTGTTTTGTCCTGATGCAGAGCCGCTGGATAGGTTTTCATTGATCGAGGGGCGTCACTGGAGGCAGCCTGGCTTCGAGCAGTCCGATGAACACCCTGTCACCTGCGTATCGTGGAACGATGCGAATGCATTTTGCCGATGGTTGAGCAAAACGGAAGTTGTGCGATACCGATTACCGAGTGAAGCGGAGTGGGAATACGCGTGCCGCTCGGGCACTAGCACGTGCTATAGCTGCGGCGACGATCCCGACAGAGTCTATGCCTATGCGAATGTTGCGGATGCAACACTCTATCAAATGTTCCCGCAGGAGGTGATCCGCCAGCGCGTGGTTGGTTTAGAGCCGAATCAGGGGGATGGCTTCGTCTATACCGCTCCGGTGGCATCGCGGAAGCCGAATCCTTGGGGTATCTGCGATATGCATGGCAATGTTTGGGAATGGTGTAGCGACAAATACTCCCCAGGGGTCTATCAGGAGATGTTGGATGATGCTCGTCGGCGTGGGAGTCGGCAGAACCCTGAAGCGATCCTTGATTTTGCAGTTTTGGAAGACACGCCTCAGCACCAGCACGGTGATTGGCGATCGCTGCGGGGTGGGTCGTGGTATGTCAGTCCCATCCAGTGCCGTTCGACCGTGCGGGCTTTTGCTGAAGCCGGGGACGCGGCTAGCTATCTTGGCTTTCGCGTGGTGCGCGAGTGA
- a CDS encoding pyridoxal phosphate-dependent aminotransferase: protein MTNTPSTWIADRTKTFDSSGIRKVFDLAAKLKNPVNLSIGQPDFDVPQTVKDACVSAIEEGRNAYSLTQGIAPLREKLRERIQQRYGHSDRDVFISSGTSGGLVLSMLSLVNPGDEVVIFDPYFVMYAPLVQLVGGVPIILNTYPDFRIDLDRVESAITSRTKLILFNSPSNPTGITPSREEVTGLAELAARHNVALISDEIYSEFVYDGELQTPADHNPNTIVIDGFSKSHAMTGWRVGWVHGPSAVIQTMIKLQQYSFVCAPQPAQWAGLAAMDVDMASYRADYRAKRDMMIDGLKDNFEFTSPGGAFYLFPKAPWGTGTEFVTHAIEHDLLMIPGAIFSSQDTHFRISYAAPQATLERGLEILNRLAKR from the coding sequence ATGACGAATACCCCCTCCACCTGGATCGCTGACCGCACGAAGACCTTTGATAGCAGCGGGATACGCAAAGTCTTTGACTTGGCGGCCAAGCTCAAGAACCCCGTAAATCTCAGTATTGGACAGCCCGACTTCGACGTGCCTCAAACCGTCAAAGACGCTTGCGTGTCTGCCATTGAGGAAGGTCGCAACGCCTACTCGCTGACCCAAGGCATTGCCCCCCTGCGTGAAAAACTGCGTGAGCGAATTCAACAACGCTATGGTCATTCCGATCGCGATGTATTCATCAGCTCGGGAACCAGCGGTGGACTAGTTTTGAGCATGCTCAGCCTGGTGAACCCAGGTGACGAAGTCGTAATCTTCGACCCCTACTTCGTGATGTATGCCCCGCTGGTTCAATTGGTAGGTGGCGTGCCGATCATCTTGAATACCTATCCCGACTTCCGCATCGATCTCGATCGAGTCGAAAGCGCGATCACTTCTCGGACGAAATTGATCCTCTTCAATTCCCCATCAAACCCAACCGGCATCACGCCTTCCCGCGAAGAGGTCACAGGCCTAGCTGAACTGGCCGCACGCCACAACGTGGCACTCATTTCCGACGAAATCTACAGTGAGTTCGTGTATGACGGAGAATTGCAAACACCAGCAGACCACAACCCCAACACCATCGTGATCGACGGGTTCTCGAAAAGCCATGCCATGACCGGTTGGCGCGTCGGTTGGGTGCACGGCCCTTCAGCGGTCATTCAAACCATGATCAAACTCCAGCAGTATTCCTTCGTGTGCGCTCCCCAACCGGCTCAGTGGGCCGGTCTGGCAGCAATGGACGTTGATATGGCCAGCTACCGTGCCGACTATCGCGCCAAACGCGATATGATGATCGATGGATTGAAAGACAACTTTGAATTCACCTCTCCTGGCGGCGCCTTCTACCTCTTCCCCAAAGCGCCTTGGGGAACGGGAACCGAGTTCGTAACCCATGCCATTGAGCACGATTTATTGATGATTCCGGGAGCGATCTTCAGTAGCCAAGACACCCACTTCCGCATTTCGTACGCAGCCCCACAAGCCACTCTCGAACGTGGTCTTGAAATCCTTAACCGCCTCGCCAAACGATAA
- a CDS encoding ABC transporter ATP-binding protein, with protein sequence MIKTSNLTKKYGDMYAIRGINLELEEGDLFGFIGPNGAGKTTTMRIVATLLTPTYGEAYVCGNSIYTDPKEIRRLVGYMPDFFGVYDDMTVIEYLEFFAAAYRIQGAARRQRCDEMLDVVDLDFKRDAYANTLSRGQTQRLGLARVLLHDPQVLLLDEPLSGLDPRARIEMRNLLRRLGQTGKTIIVSSHILPELADICNKVGIINRGEMGFNGTIEELIKTVRPQTVLEIEIAPVERQAEAAKFLESHALVDKLDKARGMFEVTLKEGVLDYSPLSLDLVNGGFGFKHFGAKATNLESAFMALTKGSGKNI encoded by the coding sequence GTGATCAAGACCAGCAATTTGACCAAGAAGTATGGTGATATGTACGCGATTCGCGGCATCAATCTGGAGCTTGAAGAGGGAGACTTGTTCGGCTTTATTGGTCCCAACGGAGCTGGTAAAACGACGACAATGCGCATCGTCGCCACTCTGCTAACTCCCACATACGGCGAGGCCTACGTGTGCGGGAATTCGATCTACACCGATCCTAAAGAAATTCGACGGTTGGTGGGCTACATGCCCGATTTCTTTGGCGTTTACGATGACATGACAGTCATCGAGTATTTGGAGTTCTTTGCGGCCGCGTATCGGATTCAAGGTGCCGCCCGCCGCCAGCGCTGTGATGAAATGTTGGATGTCGTCGATTTGGATTTCAAGCGAGATGCTTATGCCAATACCCTCTCCCGAGGGCAGACGCAACGATTGGGGCTCGCCCGTGTGCTATTGCATGATCCTCAAGTATTGCTGTTGGATGAACCGCTGAGTGGGCTTGACCCTCGCGCCAGAATTGAGATGCGGAATCTGCTTCGGCGGTTGGGGCAGACCGGTAAGACAATTATTGTGAGCAGCCACATTCTGCCGGAATTGGCAGACATCTGTAACAAGGTGGGGATCATCAATCGCGGAGAGATGGGGTTCAACGGGACGATTGAGGAATTGATCAAAACGGTGCGACCGCAAACCGTGTTGGAAATTGAGATCGCACCGGTTGAGCGTCAGGCGGAAGCAGCCAAGTTTCTGGAGTCCCACGCCCTCGTCGATAAACTGGACAAGGCTCGCGGAATGTTTGAAGTTACCTTGAAAGAAGGGGTGCTGGACTACAGCCCGCTCTCCTTGGACCTAGTCAACGGCGGATTTGGGTTCAAGCACTTTGGCGCCAAGGCGACGAACCTTGAATCGGCCTTTATGGCTCTGACCAAGGGCTCTGGTAAGAATATCTAA
- a CDS encoding HpcH/HpaI aldolase family protein — protein MKSNPIKKKLSRGQPTLGTWLSLGNLHAARVLARSGFDWITLDIEHSPFDWREIASVVASIADADCVPLLRVPDNSHTMIKWALDAGAYGVIVPMIDTVEQAQAAISAAKYPPRGTRSAGGGMHNLNFSCPTEEYYRRANDEVVVILQTESPQGVANAEQIYAVPGCDAVFIGPNDLRFQMRSPTGDFPTAEEHEQMIQRVVEAGRATSTPVGIHVMTPEQANARIAEGMQFIAISSDLGMLANRAAEIVKTLGIQSDDDIARY, from the coding sequence ATGAAAAGTAACCCGATCAAAAAGAAATTGTCGCGTGGTCAGCCCACGCTTGGCACGTGGCTCTCTCTTGGCAACTTGCACGCTGCCCGCGTACTAGCCCGAAGTGGTTTCGATTGGATTACACTTGACATCGAACACAGCCCCTTTGACTGGCGCGAAATTGCATCGGTGGTCGCCAGCATTGCGGACGCCGACTGCGTCCCCCTGCTCCGCGTCCCTGACAACTCACACACCATGATCAAATGGGCCCTCGACGCTGGTGCCTACGGCGTAATCGTCCCCATGATCGATACGGTGGAACAAGCTCAAGCCGCGATATCAGCAGCTAAATACCCGCCACGAGGAACGCGGAGTGCAGGCGGGGGAATGCACAATCTAAATTTCAGCTGCCCGACCGAAGAGTACTATCGCCGTGCCAATGACGAAGTCGTAGTCATCCTCCAAACAGAAAGCCCTCAGGGAGTGGCGAACGCCGAGCAGATCTACGCCGTGCCCGGATGTGACGCAGTATTCATTGGCCCCAACGATCTGCGGTTCCAAATGCGATCCCCCACCGGCGACTTCCCCACGGCGGAAGAGCACGAGCAGATGATCCAGCGAGTCGTCGAGGCGGGACGCGCCACCAGCACCCCGGTCGGCATTCACGTCATGACTCCCGAGCAAGCCAATGCACGCATCGCCGAAGGAATGCAATTCATCGCCATCTCAAGCGATCTGGGCATGCTGGCCAACCGAGCTGCAGAAATCGTCAAAACCTTGGGTATCCAATCCGACGATGATATTGCTCGCTACTAA
- a CDS encoding DUF1552 domain-containing protein, producing the protein MSYQKPFRLSRRTLLRGAGAAVGLPYLQAMLPGRDAVGAEVSSAPARMGMFYFGTGMNMRQFTPQDEGEDFTASRILKPLEPMRGKFTVLSGTYLAEGGGHEGAYPFSTSIARGEKQQISPDQVAAKVIGKETRFSSMQLSVDRGTNYGSQALATISWNEQGVPLAAENDPTAMFDRLFRPNSPEQTAAEVGGLNRRRSVLDLVRSDAKQVNARLGQADRQQLDQYFTSLRELEQQLERRIAWADRPKSEPKLDGLHGRFEQPMKGPEGNGEYLYDDYAKMMYDLIVLAFQTDSTRVVSYVVRKELSGGVYPEFNVSNGYHALSHHGNDPRNLDELAKVDAIYMTHWAYFLKRLSEVKEGEGSLLDHTVLGLSSGMGFEHSRDNLPTILSGGQGLGVRHRGHLRLDTEQPLASVWQTMLERVGVPVGGEFQDSRGVIAELVQA; encoded by the coding sequence ATGAGTTACCAGAAACCGTTCCGACTCTCTCGCCGAACTCTGTTGCGTGGGGCAGGCGCCGCCGTGGGACTCCCCTACTTGCAAGCGATGTTGCCTGGACGCGACGCGGTGGGGGCGGAGGTGAGCAGTGCGCCGGCGCGAATGGGGATGTTTTACTTCGGGACTGGTATGAACATGCGTCAGTTCACTCCCCAGGACGAAGGCGAGGATTTTACGGCGAGCCGCATCTTGAAGCCACTCGAGCCGATGCGTGGAAAGTTCACCGTGCTCAGTGGTACTTACTTAGCCGAAGGTGGCGGGCACGAAGGGGCTTATCCCTTCTCGACCTCCATTGCGCGAGGGGAAAAACAGCAGATCAGTCCGGATCAAGTTGCGGCCAAGGTTATTGGAAAAGAGACCCGCTTCAGTTCCATGCAGCTATCGGTTGATCGCGGGACCAACTACGGCTCTCAAGCGCTGGCCACTATATCGTGGAACGAACAAGGAGTTCCGCTGGCGGCTGAGAACGATCCCACGGCCATGTTCGACCGCTTGTTTCGTCCCAATTCGCCCGAGCAAACCGCAGCCGAGGTTGGAGGGTTGAACCGGCGTCGGTCGGTGCTGGATCTGGTTCGCAGCGATGCCAAGCAAGTAAATGCTCGACTGGGGCAAGCCGATCGACAGCAGCTCGACCAGTATTTTACCAGTCTACGTGAATTGGAGCAGCAACTCGAACGCAGAATAGCATGGGCCGACCGTCCCAAATCGGAGCCAAAGCTTGATGGGCTACACGGGAGATTCGAGCAACCGATGAAAGGCCCCGAAGGAAACGGAGAATACCTCTACGACGACTATGCGAAGATGATGTACGACTTAATCGTGCTGGCGTTTCAGACCGATTCGACGCGGGTGGTTAGCTATGTGGTCCGTAAGGAGCTCTCTGGCGGAGTCTATCCTGAGTTTAATGTGTCCAATGGCTATCATGCGCTTTCTCATCATGGCAACGATCCGCGGAATCTAGATGAACTGGCCAAGGTGGATGCGATCTACATGACGCATTGGGCCTATTTTCTGAAACGCTTGTCTGAAGTGAAGGAGGGGGAGGGCTCGTTGCTGGATCACACGGTGTTAGGGCTTTCCAGCGGAATGGGGTTCGAGCATAGTCGAGACAATCTTCCGACGATCCTCTCGGGAGGGCAGGGACTCGGTGTTCGCCATCGGGGGCATCTGAGATTGGACACGGAGCAGCCACTTGCGTCTGTGTGGCAGACCATGTTGGAACGAGTGGGGGTACCCGTGGGTGGAGAGTTTCAGGACAGTCGTGGCGTAATTGCGGAGTTGGTGCAGGCATGA
- a CDS encoding serine/threonine protein kinase has product MNRIPGDPQSHPESGEDAELLPSGDEPQSSPALDDEVPPPAAKLQERSSRTVAYDGPHLTNLQGGAGEDATSAGSGAIDLEAVAEDSMTVISQRPVASPAEFYRSMPLAELAAMLEGRQLDHFAVDQMIGGGGMGAVFRGRDLRLDRVVAIKVIPASKRDPETLRRFRLEAQAAARLDHPNIARVFYVGEAEQWNYIVFEFIDGVNIRDLVELEGPLGVDDAVYYTRQVAEALQHAHQRDVVHRDIKPSNVLVTANGHIKVVDMGLARDTSLDKSTADATASGVTLGTFDYISPEQARNPRDADVRSDLYSLGCTLFFLLTGHPPFPEGTALQKLLNHGSQPPPDPRAWREDLSDQLYEITMKLMAKRPADRYQKPVDLINDLVLLAEIEELPRSQTPGTFLVSPSIAQRTLLEANLPWMVALAFLLGSTLWLQSVQSLSNDFLPDFEGGVESGIASSRSEETPHDHSESPQAMPNLPAPSPASGSSASATPEKRSVVDAAATSATGPDAASSGAEGQTASRGAAVDVLVVASEQPFDVAPMRWESSFATAVERYAQDPSLKEIEIRGRVVVDRPVYLGAGVLKLRGNLVHPAILELPQKSAATNGDAWMAWLNLRDTQLTCTDVAFRMDVPAAGAISKQAVFDMKASSTLELQHCSVTVKKDVRRQNTFVVLSGGSTKPLLTNESVEVLKSGLGVSETNRLTIVAKNCVVRGEAAFIGFQNLDLANRLEVSIDNSLVVLSGPTIEVKGPSAVDSQMRFVRLMCTHSTFVNERGFASLDYVGEGAPLLGLNRTSEECAYWSREGEPQFVIRGLTQPSLNGNFNMLLLRGHENAYDANIRDICHVYSGQTRIAQFGFIEAQVNGYEWFDELGNEAQVMWQKAGVPEQPLYEANVEDMAVTKGLFQPGVALVNPPPL; this is encoded by the coding sequence ATGAATAGAATACCTGGAGATCCTCAATCCCATCCTGAGTCTGGCGAGGATGCTGAATTATTGCCAAGTGGTGATGAGCCGCAATCGTCTCCAGCTCTAGACGATGAGGTTCCGCCGCCAGCGGCCAAGCTGCAGGAGCGTTCGTCGCGAACGGTTGCCTACGATGGCCCGCACCTCACGAATCTCCAGGGTGGAGCGGGGGAGGATGCCACGTCAGCGGGAAGTGGAGCGATTGATTTGGAAGCGGTCGCCGAAGACTCCATGACGGTCATCAGCCAGCGTCCGGTGGCCAGTCCAGCCGAATTCTATCGTTCCATGCCGCTGGCCGAGTTGGCAGCGATGTTGGAAGGTCGCCAGCTCGATCACTTTGCCGTCGATCAGATGATTGGTGGCGGAGGAATGGGAGCCGTGTTTCGCGGGCGAGACCTGCGGCTCGACCGGGTAGTGGCCATTAAAGTCATTCCGGCTTCCAAGCGAGATCCGGAAACGCTACGACGCTTTCGCCTGGAAGCTCAGGCGGCGGCCCGCTTGGATCACCCCAACATTGCCCGCGTCTTCTATGTTGGAGAGGCGGAACAGTGGAACTACATCGTCTTCGAGTTCATCGATGGCGTGAATATCCGCGATCTCGTCGAGCTGGAAGGCCCTTTAGGAGTCGACGATGCGGTCTACTACACCCGACAAGTGGCTGAGGCCTTGCAGCATGCGCACCAACGCGATGTGGTTCACCGTGATATCAAGCCGTCGAATGTATTGGTAACCGCCAATGGGCATATCAAAGTCGTTGATATGGGGCTTGCCCGCGACACGTCGCTCGATAAATCTACGGCGGATGCAACGGCTAGTGGTGTGACGCTGGGGACCTTCGACTACATCTCTCCGGAGCAGGCCCGCAATCCAAGAGACGCAGATGTGCGGAGCGATCTCTATTCGCTGGGCTGCACCTTGTTCTTTCTGCTGACGGGGCATCCTCCGTTTCCAGAGGGGACAGCGCTTCAGAAGCTCTTGAATCATGGTAGCCAACCACCGCCAGATCCACGAGCTTGGCGCGAAGATTTGAGCGACCAGTTGTATGAAATCACGATGAAGTTAATGGCCAAACGGCCAGCCGATCGGTATCAGAAGCCGGTTGACTTGATCAACGATTTAGTGCTGCTGGCAGAAATTGAAGAATTACCACGGAGTCAAACGCCTGGGACGTTCTTAGTCAGTCCCAGCATTGCGCAGCGAACCCTCCTGGAAGCCAATCTGCCGTGGATGGTTGCCTTGGCGTTTTTGTTGGGTAGCACGTTGTGGCTGCAAAGCGTGCAGAGTTTATCGAATGACTTTCTGCCTGACTTTGAAGGTGGTGTGGAAAGTGGAATCGCGAGTTCTAGGTCGGAGGAGACACCGCACGATCATTCCGAGTCGCCGCAGGCAATGCCGAATTTGCCGGCTCCCAGTCCCGCATCGGGTAGCTCGGCATCGGCCACTCCTGAGAAGCGAAGTGTGGTGGATGCTGCGGCCACTTCGGCAACCGGTCCAGACGCAGCATCCAGTGGAGCTGAAGGGCAGACGGCGAGTCGTGGGGCGGCGGTGGATGTTTTGGTGGTGGCTTCCGAGCAGCCTTTCGACGTGGCGCCGATGCGATGGGAGAGCTCGTTTGCCACTGCGGTTGAGAGGTATGCCCAAGACCCGTCGCTCAAGGAAATCGAGATACGAGGTCGAGTTGTTGTTGATCGGCCCGTATATCTAGGCGCGGGTGTCTTGAAGCTTCGCGGAAATCTGGTGCACCCAGCCATCCTCGAATTGCCCCAAAAGTCGGCGGCCACCAATGGCGACGCGTGGATGGCGTGGCTCAACCTACGCGATACGCAGTTAACCTGCACCGATGTTGCTTTTCGCATGGATGTACCGGCAGCAGGAGCAATTTCCAAGCAAGCGGTGTTCGACATGAAAGCCTCTTCCACGCTGGAATTGCAGCATTGTTCGGTAACAGTCAAGAAGGATGTCCGCCGCCAGAATACGTTTGTGGTGTTGTCAGGTGGAAGCACCAAACCGTTGCTGACCAATGAGTCTGTGGAGGTGTTGAAGTCGGGCCTTGGGGTATCGGAAACAAACCGATTGACGATCGTCGCTAAGAATTGTGTGGTCCGCGGTGAAGCAGCCTTCATCGGATTCCAGAATCTCGATCTGGCAAACCGGCTTGAGGTCAGCATCGATAATAGCTTGGTCGTGCTCAGTGGTCCTACGATCGAAGTGAAGGGGCCGAGCGCCGTCGATTCGCAAATGCGATTTGTGCGGCTTATGTGCACCCATTCGACGTTTGTGAATGAGCGAGGGTTTGCATCGCTGGACTATGTTGGCGAGGGGGCACCGCTATTGGGACTGAATCGCACCAGTGAGGAGTGCGCGTATTGGTCGCGGGAGGGGGAACCGCAATTCGTCATTCGCGGGCTAACCCAGCCGAGTTTGAATGGCAATTTTAATATGCTACTATTGCGTGGACACGAGAATGCGTACGACGCGAATATTCGAGATATTTGCCACGTTTACTCGGGACAAACCAGGATTGCTCAGTTCGGATTCATCGAGGCTCAAGTTAATGGGTATGAATGGTTCGATGAACTCGGCAATGAGGCACAGGTCATGTGGCAGAAGGCTGGAGTGCCGGAACAGCCATTATACGAAGCCAATGTCGAAGACATGGCTGTCACCAAGGGGTTGTTTCAGCCTGGAGTTGCCTTGGTGAATCCGCCCCCCTTGTAG
- a CDS encoding beclin/Apg6 coiled-coil domain-containing protein, which yields MRRRHRQDDISVGEDSFLDTTANLVGILIILVVVIGTKTKMDADEYSRQLSAPEPSASALQTASEANSIQQALVKQSIQLQEHELESRFRKLERDRLLQLVAMTRETVEERLEETDAEKRQEIDKRQELEELESKLKDVAEQMGSAEEKERPKIILEHLPTPMAKTVFSREMHIELKEGNITVIPWDRLVSILKEQVPLAARRNSSRNGLHETLGPVGGFMMEYWMNAIPGGFELQRFELETVADAPTESLAKALSTGGRLQLELASRNPAETVITVWVYPDSFATFQQLKNALFQQGFLTAARPLPPGVRIGASPQGTRSSAQ from the coding sequence ATGCGACGCAGACACCGCCAAGATGATATCTCCGTAGGTGAGGATTCGTTCCTTGATACGACGGCAAACCTTGTCGGAATTCTCATCATCCTGGTCGTGGTCATTGGCACTAAAACCAAAATGGATGCCGATGAGTACAGCCGGCAACTGAGCGCTCCGGAGCCATCAGCCAGCGCCCTGCAAACCGCCTCTGAAGCCAACTCGATCCAACAAGCTCTGGTCAAACAGTCGATCCAATTGCAAGAGCACGAGCTGGAATCCCGTTTTCGCAAGCTCGAGAGGGATCGACTGCTGCAGTTGGTCGCCATGACGCGAGAAACCGTCGAAGAGCGGCTGGAGGAAACCGATGCAGAAAAGCGGCAGGAGATTGACAAACGCCAGGAATTGGAAGAGCTCGAATCGAAGCTCAAGGATGTCGCTGAGCAGATGGGTTCCGCCGAGGAAAAGGAACGTCCCAAAATCATCCTAGAACATCTACCGACCCCCATGGCGAAAACAGTCTTCAGTCGCGAAATGCACATTGAACTGAAGGAGGGGAACATTACCGTTATCCCCTGGGATCGCCTCGTCTCCATCCTAAAAGAACAAGTTCCGTTGGCAGCTCGACGCAATTCCTCACGCAACGGTTTGCATGAAACCCTGGGACCGGTCGGAGGTTTCATGATGGAGTACTGGATGAATGCCATTCCGGGTGGATTCGAACTGCAGCGGTTTGAGCTGGAAACCGTCGCAGATGCGCCGACGGAATCGCTCGCCAAAGCCCTGTCGACCGGGGGACGCTTGCAGCTAGAACTGGCGAGCCGCAATCCGGCAGAAACCGTCATCACCGTGTGGGTTTACCCCGACTCCTTCGCCACCTTCCAACAGCTCAAAAATGCGTTGTTCCAACAAGGCTTTTTGACCGCTGCCCGGCCACTCCCCCCGGGAGTGCGCATCGGGGCTTCTCCCCAGGGCACCCGCAGCTCGGCGCAATAG
- a CDS encoding 3-keto-disaccharide hydrolase: MMMKITRSAVLALLVVSLTSFTPATLRAQDKVAEEADGWVEMFDGKSLTGWKVNENPESWKVEEGMLVCAGPRAHLFYVGQDKPFTNFHFKADVKTTKGSNAGIYFATKFQESGWPKFGYECQVNVSHTDPKKSSSLYSVENIADPGVKDDEWYTQEIIVEGRRIRLLLNGETMVDYTEPENQPAYSKDFDRRLMPGTFALQAHDPMSVVYFKNLEVKRLP, translated from the coding sequence ATGATGATGAAAATAACCCGATCTGCAGTATTAGCCCTGCTGGTGGTATCGTTAACCAGTTTCACCCCTGCCACCCTGAGAGCTCAGGACAAAGTCGCGGAAGAGGCAGATGGCTGGGTGGAAATGTTTGATGGAAAATCTTTGACGGGTTGGAAGGTCAACGAAAATCCCGAGAGTTGGAAAGTGGAGGAGGGCATGTTGGTTTGTGCAGGACCTCGCGCCCACCTGTTCTACGTGGGCCAAGACAAGCCGTTTACGAACTTTCATTTCAAGGCCGACGTAAAGACAACCAAGGGGAGCAACGCTGGGATCTACTTTGCTACCAAGTTCCAGGAGTCGGGTTGGCCCAAGTTCGGCTACGAGTGCCAAGTGAATGTGTCCCACACCGATCCAAAGAAGTCGAGCAGTCTGTATTCGGTGGAGAACATTGCGGATCCAGGTGTGAAGGATGATGAGTGGTACACGCAAGAGATTATTGTAGAAGGGCGGCGCATTCGACTGTTGCTCAATGGTGAGACGATGGTCGACTATACGGAGCCTGAGAATCAGCCCGCGTACTCCAAGGACTTCGACCGCCGTCTAATGCCGGGTACCTTTGCCTTGCAAGCCCATGATCCAATGAGTGTGGTGTACTTCAAGAACCTTGAAGTCAAACGTCTGCCATAG